Proteins encoded by one window of Conger conger chromosome 1, fConCon1.1, whole genome shotgun sequence:
- the ptafr gene encoding platelet-activating factor receptor, with product MSGPDVSGPGNGSFLDSEFRYNLFTVFYSLVFIVGLVANVGALYVLRHLRDAKAMNEIRIYMTNLTVADLLFVCALPFWISYYYSRGHWRFGEALCRVTGSLFFINTYSSVLFLAIISFNRYWAVTRPLDAVTSDHRRRGILMSLGVWVVTLSMSGPQLAQNGMNSDDAGVVRCFENYVERDETTRMTVAAMHFVIIGLFFLVFLLVVVCNVLIGRTLLQQRQTLAGRKRWGLKKYALWMVCVVVLVFMVCFLPHHVVQGPWTLAVLGYSGMSDSTRQRLNDAHQFTTMLMGLNCIMDPVVYCFSTRKFRHYVSSRLGFLSRAKDCSVRTNSTKVSLNMHRQGVVAPLEMAGEGVRE from the exons ATGTCGGGACCTGAT GTCAGCGGCCCGGGGAACGGCTCCTTCCTGGACTCGGAGTTCAGGTACAACCTATTCACCGTCTTCTACAGCCTGGTCTTCATCGTGGGCCTGGTGGCCAACGTGGGGGCGCTATACGTGCTGCGTCACCTGCGCGACGCCAAGGCCATGAACGAGATCCGCATCTACATGACCAACCTGACGGTGGCCGACCTGCTGTTTGTGTGCGCCCTGCCCTTCTGGATCAGCTACTACTACAGCAGGGGCCACTGGCGCTTTGGGGAGGCCCTCTGCCGGGTAACCGGCTCCCTGTTCTTCATCAACACCTACAGCTCCGTCCTCTTCCTCGCCATCATCAGCTTCAACCGCTACTGGGCCGTCACGCGGCCCCTGGACGCCGTGACGTCGGACCACCGGCGGCGGGGGATCCTCATGTCGCTGGGCGTCTGGGTCGTGACCCTGTCCATGTCCGGGCCGCAGCTGGCGCAGAACGGGATGAACTCGGACGACGCCGGCGTCGTCCGCTGCTTTGAGAACTACGTCGAGCGGGACGAGACGACCCGGATGACGGTGGCCGCCATGCACTTCGTCATCATCGGCCTGTTCTTCCTGGTCTTcctgctggtggtggtgtgCAACGTGCTGATCGGCCGCACGCTGCTGCAGCAGCGGCAGACGCTGGCGGGCCGGAAGCGCTGGGGCCTGAAGAAGTACGCGCTGTGGATGGTGTGCGTGGTGGTGCTGGTGTTCATGGTGTGCTTCCTGCCGCACCACGTGGTGCAGGGCCCCTGGACGCTGGCCGTGCTGGGCTACAGCGGCATGTCCGATTCCACCAGGCAGCGGCTCAACGACGCCCACCAGTTCACCACCATGCTGATGGGCCTCAACTGCATCATGGACCCCGTGGTGTACTGCTTCTCCACGCGCAAGTTCCGCCACTACGTGTCCAGCCGGCTGGGCTTCCTGAGCCGGGCGAAGGACTGCTCGGTCCGCACGAACAGCACCAAGGTCTCTTTGAACATGCATCGGCAGGGCGTGGTGGCTCCCCTGGAGATGGCGGGCGAGGGCGTAAGGGAGTAG